The Crassostrea angulata isolate pt1a10 chromosome 1, ASM2561291v2, whole genome shotgun sequence nucleotide sequence atatcttTATGGTGATTCTAGTAGAATAGAACATATATCATGGTTTTTCTTAATGTTTTCAATATCTGGTTCTGATCCAGTATCAAAGAATGTATACAACTCCgacattttttcttaacatGAATGGCATTGAAAGGTCCAAAAATGAAGTATTTAAACACCAGGGGTAAAAAATCAGACTCACTTTACCTTATATACTTTCTACAAATTAAACTCGCCATTGATATTGCATCGCAACGGTAtccattgattaaaaaaatgaatttcattcCAAATTCCTCATAAGTTGTTTTAGCTAGTGTAAAAATTATGCAAAGTAATTGGCATGCATTGTGCCTTGCACATTATATTactacagttttttttttttgcgcaCGTGGTTGAATTTCAGCCAATGGTATAAATTACAGTAATCtgtcaaaagaattaaaaagaCAAGAAGAGATTTTATGTCATATGTACTCTTGAATCGCGAAGCAGAGCCTATCAGGAACACGTTTAAAATCTATTAGAGAAAGGAGCGAAATTCAACACCCGGAGAAATTCGGTAGCATTGTTTCATTCAGTGACTAAATTAATTACCTCCTGCAAGTAAAAAGTAGCCGCGATTACTTGCATTTTCATGCCTGTTTCCAAGCGACATTGATAAGGTCGTTAAGGCGAGGAGCCTTAGCTCGGGAAACTTGGACGACCAATTTTAATATCAGAACAATAAGATTAATATGaaagattaaatttttcagCGGCATAAATAACAGACGATTGTGATTTTTAATCCCTAATGCTGGGACTAGTTTATAGTCGGTGTGCATTTTAATCCTTTAATGCACTCTGTCGTTGTCACAGTGCAACTCAATTGTTCCTCAGTCGTCTAGCTGCACCTAGCTACCTCTCGCAACATAGACGTATATATTTCCTGCCCAGTTCATCCTATTGAATATTTGGGTGAGTGGTATTCGATTGATATTGTATTGGGTGAGTGGTATTCGATTGATATTACTTTGATTTATCGAGCCTTCGAAATTGATTACGTTTGTCATCGGTGAtaaaaatttggtttttattCTTTCCAACTTGGAATACATGTAGTGAGGTAATGCACACCTACTAGTGAAACTTGATATATTCTTGGATATGATATAAAGATGAGTATACGGTGTGAATTCGTCTGGAAATTATTGAGCGTAATTTTACTCTTGATGGCGGATTTAATTCATAGATCTTATTTCTTTCATCTCGTATTTGTTTGAACGAAATcaatatgtgaaaaaaatgatatgattaCTCGGCCATATAAATTATCTTTTTACTTTGTTAATGACATACTTTAGGATCTCATTTTCAACAGGAACTAGAGCATATGAAAAATTGGATATGAAAAGTCCATTGTCTACTGGTACGCTTTAACACCACCGTCTGTCTttgcatgataaaaaaaaaactctctcCTGCCAAAAGTTTGACACGAAAAACTTATTTAATTGGAAGCCGTCTTTGAAATCAAGACCTTTTACACTCGAGTATGGGGTCTTTGTCTATTGTAAAGTCTATCATTACTTTTCACACACGTCAAATGCGTTGACAGTGTGCATTTTCAAAGACGACCAAATGAATCCTTTTAGATTTCACAATCGATTCCGGCAAAAGTTTGGCGAAAGACGGATTAGATCAGGTGGTCAAAGATTATAGCAATTTAGTCTGGGCCCCTCGAAATCCCGGGGCATTACTGCCGTTCATTTAATCTGCAGCTCTTTTGTTTTGTCGCTAAATAGGTTTTACGGAGGAGTATTGCTGCGTTTCCAAAGCTTACACCTTTACTAAagtaaatctttttctttttattgaaaaaaaaatccatctaACTCAAGGAGTTGAATAGAAAGGTGGTTTAAAAacttcaaacaaataaaatgcatgtTGTTTTATAGGTAAATATGTTAATGATTTCGAAGTATTAGTTGCCAAATGCATATTAAACCTTGAATAAGAGATTAATAGCATTTATTTTAACCTTTTGCATTGCTCGACATTGATAATCAATgggattacatgtattttcaaactAAAGGTTTAGTATTGAAGTGTTAAGAGACAAGTTTCGAACAAAATTAATAGAATGTACAGTTTGTAAGTGAATTCATTGGAGAGTTTGGTCAATAAGCTTCATTTACAAACACTTCAAAATATTTGCCATCATTGTTTGATACAGTGAAACTGAATTTTTGAAAGCATTCAAGAAAAGGCAATGAGGTTTTGCTTATGTCAACACGAAAAAGtggttttaatatttcaaaaacttgaTTTGCCTTTGCTGACTACTATACGGAACCAGTTCTTTTAGAATAGGAGCTTTGCCGGTACCAATATATATGGCTGTTTCCGGCCTCTATTGATCGAAACAGTCCTAGTTTTACCCAATTCAGTGTCTGTCGACGCCAATGATTATTTACtatgaatattttatcattacaCGGAGTTCCATGAACATTACAACACACCTAACTACCCGTGATCATCACTACTGCGAAtgctttatattttatttacccaGCGAAACAAATGTTTGTATAGTTCATTTAACTACGGTTATTTGTACGTTTGTTTTGACTTACGAGTTGCCTTCGCCTGAGGCCGCCcttccttatttattttttctgcataAGTTAACTGAATTTAAAcagggtttttttaaagaaaagaaataggTTAATATGTTAATATTGTGTGTAACCATTTGAATTGCCATCTACATTCCATTCTTTGCTGttagataaaacaaaatgtaaatatattgacaTTGTATTGGCCTTTTTCTAATGAACATTTCACTGTACAATCATTTAATCCTTAACTAAATAAAATATAGGTTTATAGTCAATACAAACACTCTGCTGACTTGGTCGGTTGGTCGACTGGAAATATTTAGGAAAACACACGTTTGTTTTCTCTGGTTATATAAGGTTTACACTATTTTGGCATTACGGATTCTGTGGATATTTTCttgtaatttgaaaaagtacatagacatgacatttaaatttcataatgaTAGTAGTAAGTGCTATTCTTTATCAAGAGATTGCTTTTCTACGGTTTTCAAAACACACATAcgttttatatattgtatttgaCGGTCATTGTCTTGAGTTATTACATTTCAGTAAAAGCATATCGTTGTCACTATGTAAACCGTATTTGTCATGTACAACTATactacattcatttttttcatgtttccTTTTTGTGTTTGCTTCAAATACGATGCTTAcgttaatttaaaattatttgagtATAAAGAAAAACGGATTATGCGCAGGTCAAAAGGTTGCACCTGCATATCGTTAGTGCGCCATTCGGATTATTCGTTACCAGGGACGCTTATCAGACATTGTTCATGCTGCGGTTATTTTGTtcgaaaaaaaataaccattcaCTTGATAAATAGTTAATGACATGACAAAGTTTTACACGAATGATATTCATCTCTCTTTCAGAATTCCTGCTCCGGAAAAAAACACGTGACAGGTTGCTAGGTGCATTTCTATGACAACGCATCCTCTCGAACGGGAAATAGAATTGTACATACAGTAGAAATCGTCACCGAGAACTCAGCcttttagttttatttaatcaaactttTGATAATACACCAACATGAGCAGGTATGTTCTCAATTTACTTATCTTATCTTGAATTGAACCTGtgttgaaaaagaaattgaatttctCTGAGGCCATATTTTCAAATAAGGTTGTTTACATTTGTGAAATTTTGGAGACCCGAAAAGATTTTGTAGTCTGAATAACTGATCAAATTATCACAAGATCAGATGTACCTTTCGATCGATGTACCTTATCAAAAACTGCAAAATATAATTAAGCAGTTGTGTATCTTAATGTAAGTTATGATCGAGAGTCtttattaagataaataattcAATGTAAAACGCATATCAATATACCGTTTTTAACTTTCAAATATATTGCGAGTCATCTTCTGAAATCGACTCTTTAATCTTTTCAACCCCGTTATCAGAAGGACATTTCACTAATATTACAAAGAcgtatttcatatatataatcCCCCCAAAAGGCTTTCCGATAATTGCTAGTGTAGAGTTACATGGCcgttgaaattttcattttgaacacTTATCTAAATGTTTCTTGAAACAGAGACACTCAGTTTAAATGGTTTGCAAGTTAAACTGTTTTCGTGTACATGAAGTGCTGCCTTTTTAGGCAATATTGGTTAATGGTTCGATATTGCTTAGTAATGAAAAATAGATACACTTCATTACAAACATGTCATTATTTAGTCTAaggaatttaattttcaaagcgAATTGTCAAATATCCTTACACTACTATAACAACAATATCCTTATTGAACGCAACAGGCAAAGTCGGCTATATTCTATTATACTGGTACCACCATGCATAATTTACACACATAAGTAGTTCAGAGATgtacattttctcttttatcttttaaagaCTGGGATATAACGATTACAACATCATGCGTTCACGCAGTGCAACGCCCCTCACCCCAGAAATGTCCAAGATTCTCCCTTACGTCAGTGACAAAACCATCTCCCGCCATCTCGGCTACGCTGGACGATCTCTGGATATGGGTCACGCCAAGGCTTACTACAACCCGGCCAGGTAGTTTTTCTAACTGAAAGATCATTTCTTACTTAATGTACATACGCATAtatgtctttttattttttcaaactgGAAGACCCACTATCTGTATCATAAATATTAAGAACATCAACGTTTGTATACTAGTACATCCCAATTGTTATTGAAGTGGAAAAGCTTCACAATAGACCTTGACATTCTAACTCCAATATCATGATACCAAATTCTCTAATACAGGAATGCCGTCTACTCCCGTTACTCCACCAACGACTGGGGGATGTCCAACAGCATGAACTTCTCCCTCTCCGATAAGGAGAGGTCGTTCGCCGAGAGACTGAGGGCCGACGCCTGGAGAGCAGTCAAGGAGACCGATGCCAGGACCCGCAACAGGCAGAACGACATCACCAAGAAACTAGGTGAACACTTGAACCAAACAAGCACCTGCTATCAAGTCAAAGAATAGAAGccaaataatttttctatacattttaaaaattcttatatttcGTCGGTTCAAGAACAGATTTTCTTGTTCGACTTTCAATCTaaattcttacatgtatatttagatAGTTTaggtttaaaataataattttatatacatatagatattgaagtagttttcaacttttttcttacaaaaaatgtatttaacattttcctaatttcaacaattttctgtttctttttcttgcTCATGAAATTGTCTAGGCGAGCGAGTCAGCGACATAGCTTTTTGGAAGAGCGAATTAATATCTGAAATAAGTCACTTGGAAACGGAGAGTCATAATTTAGAGGTATCATTGTAGACCGGTCTACGGTTGCATGATGGGTAGTCCGTTCTTCCTTCCTACAACTGCTGCTTCCTCCAACATGGTGGATATGTAGAAAACTGGTCTATTGtcgtaaaatttgaacattgaCACCTTTTACATCTATTCAGCGAAGCTGTAAAGGACATAGTTTCAAATTTTGCAACATGGAACAGTTTTTACATCATAGATATTTCAAAGTGCATGTAAAACTTCGCCAATAAAATGTGGTATGTGGGTGgtgtaaaatattaatcaaattgTTCAACGATTGCTTATCCAAGTGCGAAGGGAATTTACAGAcctttgaaatatttatgaagGGTAATTGTTTTAGTTCATCCACCATGTTAtacatacattttatttcatcaggGGAACGAGTCTATGACATTACATTCTGGAAAAGTGAACTAAACAACGAGATAAGTGCCATGGCAACAGAAATTGAAAACCTGAAGGTAACGACCGACGACAAATGTTCacaaatacaaagaaaaaatcccTCTTTCCACTTATTTTGTTGTATTTCTGTCATGGCGATAAAAAGTTCACCTTCCACCAATCTTGACTCTTTCTGACACTTTTAGTCTGATTTTTTTGTAAGGTTTAATAatgtagaaataaaaactttcacATTTCTTATCGTATTTCTAAGACACACTATAAACTTACAAAACCTTTTTTGTGCGCTATCAGTTATTAACACATCTTTAATGTGGCTATACATTTCTTATTTAAAgaatcaacaaaaaatatagGTGGAAGTTAATTGTAGAcattttttaactattttgGGGGTCAGTTTGGGTTCCTAACTTGGGAGCAGCATAGCAGTTGCTGAAActaaacaataaacatacatGTCTATGCTTGACTACATTGATACATTTTGCATGCATTCTTAACTCAACAAAGCTTAACAGTTGTAAATTCCTAGCCTAACTTGAAATTTAGAAACATTAATCAATAACATtgatacaattaaaataaaaaagtttcaaaaatgctTGGAATTTACAACAACAGCGATGGCTGACCATTCTCTGTACGTGTATCTATTGTATGTCTTCTTTTTTGTGTAAGCATAAATATACCTATGCACATACACAAACGTGCATTTAATATTCTGATTGCAATGGAAAATATGTATTGGTTAAGGGAAAGTCACATTGCTTATTcgttaaagaaatattattgtAGGCTGGTAACggaagcagatttttaaaaatatgtttatgtaaatgtatgatcCAAATGTTTTTTATCAAGCTTTAAAAGATACTGATAAATAAATTACactcaacaaaaaatattaatctgtactaatattttttttctctctcctcAACACAATTAACCTTaacatttgacattaaatacattaataccgtaatgaaaaaaaattacgtgTAAGATTCCATTTTGGTTAATTTCACTGAGAGCATGACTTCAACTATTAAAGTACTATAATGGATGGTCATGATTGTTTGTATGTCTGTAGGAGTACCGCCGTACCCTGGAGAAGGCTCTTGGAGACACTGCTAACCCCCTCCACATCGCCGAGGAGTGTCTGATGCACCGTGAAAAACGCCAGGGCATCGACCTTGTTCACGATGATGTGGAACGCACTCTGATCAAGGTACAGTgtatgaattattaaaaaataatccaaAAGTGTAACAAAGTAGGTTAAAAGCAGTCAATTAGGTAAACATAAATGTAGCAATAGTTTTAACCTCACTAAACTTTTCACTGCATCCAATGAAGAAATTgatagaaaaacaaaatctacGAAACTTCAAATAAGTTTTTACAAGGGAAAAATGTCTCACCAAATGTAGAAACAAACATAAAACCCTATTATTTACTACTTTACAGGAGGTAGACTGCATCAAGAAGTGTCAGGCCAAGATGAAGAAGGTTCTGGACAAAGCCTACGTCCAGCTGAAGATGAACCGTGCCGCCCAGCACGCCATGGAGATTGATGCCAAGGACAAGCACCACGCCCAGGGCCTGGACGACAGGATGCAGCAGCTCAGGAACTCCTCCAGTGGCATCGGCTACTACCCAGGCATCGAGAGCATCGACAACACGTAAGGCGATCCAAAAGGGGCACCCTGTCAAGTTTTAGTTCTTAATCTTTGATGTTTTGTCACATTTTGGTTCATCAGATATGGCTGCGCTGTACAAAATCGGTCAAACATGCAAACATTGAagctttgttaatttttttgtttacaaaaggCCGGTGCATTGTTATTACCCAAATccctaaaaaataaaagttaaaaaaaatgcgaAAAAGTAAAGAAGCTCAAAAGTAACCAGAAAATGTCTCGCTAATCTTGGACATTTTGCATAAGAACGTGCTTTAACTGTACAATATCAATCATCGACGTCTTTGATTCACAGAATTACAATTCCCGATTCATGGGTGAGGTATACCCAGGAGAACATCGCAAGATCCCAGAAAGAACGGGCCGCCTCTGAACGCCTG carries:
- the LOC128186459 gene encoding tektin-3-like isoform X2, with the protein product MSRLGYNDYNIMRSRSATPLTPEMSKILPYVSDKTISRHLGYAGRSLDMGHAKAYYNPARNAVYSRYSTNDWGMSNSMNFSLSDKERSFAERLRADAWRAVKETDARTRNRQNDITKKLGERVSDIAFWKSELISEISHLETESHNLEEYRRTLEKALGDTANPLHIAEECLMHREKRQGIDLVHDDVERTLIKEVDCIKKCQAKMKKVLDKAYVQLKMNRAAQHAMEIDAKDKHHAQGLDDRMQQLRNSSSGIGYYPGIESIDNTITIPDSWVRYTQENIARSQKERAASERLRGEIDSTLRACANEMWNQFNSVNNSFNTRIRETTDARNKLQAHLQRTMQEIFDMEKNIELLRKAIQDKESPMKVAQTRLDERTRRINVELCNDPVMKSLQREVTEIRESVRILKERLKASELSLARLMKTKATLEHDIGVKDNTVKIDTSYCMGMRKGFPMDPKIGPVFQMPTC
- the LOC128186459 gene encoding tektin-3-like isoform X1, with translation MSRLGYNDYNIMRSRSATPLTPEMSKILPYVSDKTISRHLGYAGRSLDMGHAKAYYNPARNAVYSRYSTNDWGMSNSMNFSLSDKERSFAERLRADAWRAVKETDARTRNRQNDITKKLGERVYDITFWKSELNNEISAMATEIENLKEYRRTLEKALGDTANPLHIAEECLMHREKRQGIDLVHDDVERTLIKEVDCIKKCQAKMKKVLDKAYVQLKMNRAAQHAMEIDAKDKHHAQGLDDRMQQLRNSSSGIGYYPGIESIDNTITIPDSWVRYTQENIARSQKERAASERLRGEIDSTLRACANEMWNQFNSVNNSFNTRIRETTDARNKLQAHLQRTMQEIFDMEKNIELLRKAIQDKESPMKVAQTRLDERTRRINVELCNDPVMKSLQREVTEIRESVRILKERLKASELSLARLMKTKATLEHDIGVKDNTVKIDTSYCMGMRKGFPMDPKIGPVFQMPTC